A single region of the Ancylobacter novellus DSM 506 genome encodes:
- a CDS encoding DegT/DnrJ/EryC1/StrS family aminotransferase: MNSHVKTDAAPIPFIDVAAQRARLGTRIDDAVARVLNHCRFVNGPEVTELEQKLAAFAGAKHAISCSSGTDALAMILMAWGVKPGDAVFCPSFTFCATAEVVPWVGATAVFVDVLEDTFNMDPRSLEAAIKVAKDKGLTPKVVVPVDLFGQPADMDAIQAIADANGLKVLCDTAQGFGATWNGKRTGSFGDATATSFFPAKPLGCFGDGGAVFTDDDDLVPVLKSVREHGQGVDKYENVRIGMTGRLDTIQAAILLEKLSIFEDEIAARQRVAERYNAALADVCTVPAVDPRATSIWAQYTIRLPHGVRDGLGAALQKEGVPTAVYYRIPMHRQPAYAHFPAAGNGLPVCEKLAGEVISLPMHAYLDEAAQDRVIAAVRRALGA, encoded by the coding sequence ATGAATTCGCATGTGAAAACCGACGCCGCGCCGATTCCCTTCATCGACGTGGCGGCGCAGCGGGCGCGGCTCGGCACGCGCATCGACGACGCGGTGGCGCGGGTGCTGAATCATTGCCGCTTCGTCAACGGCCCCGAGGTGACCGAGCTTGAACAGAAGCTCGCCGCCTTTGCCGGCGCCAAGCATGCGATCTCCTGCTCCAGCGGCACCGACGCGCTTGCCATGATCCTCATGGCCTGGGGCGTGAAGCCGGGCGACGCGGTGTTCTGCCCGTCCTTCACCTTCTGCGCCACCGCCGAGGTGGTGCCGTGGGTGGGCGCGACGGCGGTGTTCGTCGACGTGCTGGAAGACACGTTCAACATGGACCCGCGCAGCCTCGAGGCGGCGATCAAGGTGGCGAAGGACAAGGGGCTGACCCCGAAGGTCGTCGTCCCGGTCGATCTGTTCGGCCAGCCGGCCGACATGGATGCCATCCAGGCCATCGCCGACGCCAATGGGCTGAAGGTGCTGTGCGACACCGCGCAGGGCTTCGGCGCCACCTGGAACGGCAAGCGCACCGGTTCCTTCGGCGATGCCACCGCCACCAGCTTCTTCCCGGCCAAGCCGCTCGGCTGCTTCGGCGACGGCGGCGCGGTGTTCACCGATGACGACGACCTCGTGCCGGTGCTCAAGAGCGTGCGCGAGCATGGCCAGGGCGTCGACAAGTACGAGAACGTGCGCATCGGCATGACCGGGCGCCTCGACACCATCCAGGCCGCTATCCTCCTGGAAAAGCTGAGCATCTTCGAGGACGAGATCGCCGCCCGCCAGCGCGTGGCCGAGCGCTACAATGCGGCGCTGGCCGATGTGTGCACCGTGCCGGCGGTCGATCCCCGCGCGACCTCGATCTGGGCGCAGTACACGATCCGCCTGCCGCACGGCGTGCGCGACGGCCTCGGCGCGGCGCTGCAGAAGGAAGGCGTGCCGACGGCAGTATATTACCGCATCCCGATGCACCGCCAGCCGGCCTATGCGCATTTCCCCGCCGCCGGCAACGGCCTGCCGGTGTGCGAGAAGCTCGCCGGCGAGGTGATCAGCCTGCCCATGCACGCCTATCTCGACGAGGCGGCGCAGGACCGCGTGATCGCCGCCGTGCGCCGGGCGCTGGGAGCCTGA
- a CDS encoding efflux RND transporter periplasmic adaptor subunit, with protein sequence MTTAFPRFPVVACALAALTLAGCSEQNQAQQAPPAAPVTVAKPTTSEITDYDEYVGRFQAIDLVNVYARVSGYLDKIGFTDGQTVKQGDLLFTIDKRPFQNALDQANANLQRSQAALDFAQSDLQRAQTLLEDKNSTAISRQTFDQRLQTERTARADVAAAQAAVHSAQLDLEFTDLRSPVTGRIGDRKVSLGNLVTGGAGGANTNTLLATIVSMDPIYFEFTYDEASYLRYQRLAKAMGGSGETIEVQLELIDEKGFPHKGKLDFVDNRISEETGTIRGRASFANPEGVFTPGMFGRIRVPASHPHDALLVPDVAIGTEQTRKFVYVMQPGDQPQVPQMKYVTLGRVHDGMRVVEGIGKDDLVVVNGLIRIRPGAQVVGKLEQPAAPAAGAAPAAGAAPANGGGAAKPAANPPAN encoded by the coding sequence ATGACCACCGCGTTCCCGCGCTTTCCCGTCGTTGCCTGTGCACTCGCTGCCTTGACCCTCGCCGGCTGCTCCGAGCAGAACCAGGCGCAGCAGGCCCCGCCGGCGGCGCCGGTCACCGTCGCGAAGCCGACCACGAGCGAGATCACCGACTATGACGAGTATGTCGGCCGCTTCCAGGCGATCGACCTCGTCAACGTCTATGCGCGGGTTTCCGGCTATCTCGACAAGATCGGCTTCACCGATGGCCAGACGGTGAAGCAGGGCGACCTGCTGTTCACCATCGACAAGCGGCCGTTCCAGAACGCGCTCGACCAGGCCAACGCCAATCTCCAGCGTTCGCAGGCCGCACTCGATTTCGCCCAGTCCGACCTGCAGCGCGCCCAGACGCTGCTGGAGGACAAGAACTCGACCGCCATTTCCCGGCAGACCTTCGACCAGCGCCTGCAGACCGAGCGCACGGCGCGGGCCGACGTGGCGGCGGCGCAGGCGGCGGTGCACTCGGCGCAGCTCGACCTCGAATTCACCGACCTGCGTTCGCCTGTGACGGGGCGCATCGGCGACCGCAAGGTCTCGCTCGGTAACCTCGTGACCGGCGGCGCCGGCGGCGCGAACACCAATACGCTGCTCGCCACCATCGTCTCGATGGACCCGATCTATTTCGAGTTCACATATGACGAGGCCTCCTATCTGCGTTACCAGCGCCTGGCGAAGGCGATGGGCGGCAGCGGCGAGACGATCGAGGTCCAGCTGGAGCTGATCGACGAGAAGGGCTTCCCCCACAAGGGCAAGCTCGACTTCGTCGACAACCGCATCAGCGAGGAGACCGGCACCATTCGCGGCCGCGCCTCCTTTGCCAATCCCGAAGGCGTGTTCACGCCGGGCATGTTCGGCCGCATCCGGGTGCCGGCGTCGCATCCGCACGACGCACTGCTGGTGCCGGACGTGGCCATCGGCACCGAGCAGACGCGCAAATTCGTCTATGTGATGCAGCCGGGCGACCAGCCGCAGGTGCCGCAGATGAAATACGTCACCCTCGGCCGCGTGCATGACGGCATGCGGGTCGTCGAGGGCATCGGCAAGGACGACCTCGTCGTGGTCAACGGGCTGATCCGCATCCGTCCGGGCGCGCAGGTGGTCGGCAAGCTGGAGCAGCCCGCGGCGCCTGCCGCCGGCGCCGCCCCGGCCGCCGGAGCCGCGCCTGCCAATGGCGGTGGCGCGGCCAAGCCGGCTGCCAACCCGCCCGCGAACTGA
- the murJ gene encoding murein biosynthesis integral membrane protein MurJ: MIRSIFTVGGWTLLSRLTGFARDIVMAAVLGAGPMADAFYIAFRLPNHFRSIFAEGAFNTAFIPAYARVKTLEGDRRAGRFADGILTAVVVVQLAILAIALLATNWVVRVLAPGLADDPERFALTVDFTRITFPYLGLIAVVTLVGGVLNANERFWAAAAASILLNLAMVGTLSFAGWFPTAGHAAAWGVLISGFLQVGLLVFDSERHGLGLRFGRPRLDPDTRRFLIALGPAIIGSAGVQLAIFADTIIASFLPQGAVAALFYADRINQLPIGVVGIAAGIVLLPEMSRRIAAEDLDGARYAQSRAIELTLLLVLPFLAAALTIPEIIMRGLFLRGAFTGEAAAAAGATLAAYGIGLAPFVVTRAFMSPFYARGDTRTPVLATLGAAVVNIALKIALMDQFAQVGLAFATSVGGWITVIVLAVLAKRRGYECGDAQLLRSLPRLALIAAAVAAALFATAMFAGPALAGLVHGRDEALLALCIAAGGAVYAVLVLALLGPRYLRALLRGRPHSATF, from the coding sequence ATGATTCGCTCCATCTTCACCGTCGGCGGCTGGACGCTGCTCTCGCGCCTGACTGGCTTCGCGCGCGACATCGTCATGGCGGCGGTGCTCGGTGCCGGGCCGATGGCGGACGCGTTCTACATCGCCTTCCGCCTGCCGAACCATTTCCGCTCCATCTTCGCCGAGGGCGCGTTCAACACCGCCTTCATCCCCGCCTATGCGCGGGTGAAGACGCTGGAGGGCGACAGGCGGGCAGGGCGCTTCGCCGACGGCATCCTCACCGCCGTGGTGGTGGTGCAACTCGCCATCCTCGCCATCGCGCTGCTCGCCACCAACTGGGTGGTGCGGGTGCTGGCGCCGGGTCTCGCCGACGACCCTGAGCGCTTCGCGCTCACCGTCGACTTCACCCGCATCACCTTCCCCTATCTCGGCCTCATCGCCGTGGTGACGCTGGTCGGCGGCGTGCTCAACGCCAATGAGCGGTTCTGGGCCGCCGCCGCCGCCTCGATCCTGCTGAACCTGGCGATGGTCGGCACGCTCAGCTTCGCCGGATGGTTCCCGACCGCCGGCCATGCCGCCGCCTGGGGCGTGCTGATCTCCGGCTTCCTGCAGGTGGGGCTGCTGGTCTTCGATTCCGAGCGGCATGGGCTGGGCCTGCGTTTCGGCCGTCCGCGGCTCGATCCCGATACAAGGCGCTTCCTGATCGCGCTCGGCCCGGCGATCATCGGCTCGGCCGGCGTGCAGCTCGCCATCTTCGCCGACACCATCATCGCCTCGTTCCTCCCGCAAGGCGCCGTCGCGGCGCTGTTCTATGCCGACCGCATCAACCAGCTGCCCATCGGCGTCGTCGGCATCGCCGCCGGCATCGTGCTGCTGCCGGAGATGTCGCGGCGCATCGCGGCGGAGGACCTCGACGGCGCGCGCTACGCGCAGTCGCGGGCGATCGAGCTGACGCTGCTGCTGGTGCTGCCCTTCCTCGCCGCGGCGCTGACCATCCCCGAGATCATCATGCGCGGGCTGTTCCTGCGCGGCGCCTTCACCGGCGAGGCGGCGGCCGCCGCCGGCGCGACGCTTGCCGCCTACGGCATCGGGCTCGCGCCCTTCGTGGTGACGCGCGCCTTCATGTCGCCCTTCTATGCCCGCGGCGACACGCGCACGCCGGTGCTGGCGACGCTCGGCGCGGCGGTGGTCAACATCGCGCTCAAGATCGCGCTGATGGACCAGTTCGCGCAGGTGGGCCTCGCCTTCGCCACCTCGGTCGGCGGCTGGATCACCGTGATCGTGCTGGCGGTGCTGGCGAAGCGGCGCGGCTATGAATGCGGCGACGCCCAGCTCCTGCGCAGCCTGCCGCGCCTCGCGCTCATCGCCGCCGCCGTCGCCGCCGCGCTTTTCGCCACCGCGATGTTCGCCGGACCAGCGCTCGCCGGCCTCGTGCATGGCCGCGACGAGGCGCTGCTCGCCCTGTGCATCGCGGCGGGCGGAGCGGTCTATGCGGTGCTCGTACTGGCGCTGCTGGGACCGCGATACCTGCGCGCCCTGCTGCGTGGCCGGCCACATTCAGCAACATTCTGA
- a CDS encoding Gfo/Idh/MocA family protein produces MVQGPSGADTPVRVGVVGVGIMGYNHARVLTDLPGAELVGIADPDATQRGKVAAMLGCHAVAGMDELIDAGADALVIAAPTHLHHDVSLKAIAAGRHVLVEKPIAPSVAEAEAIVAAAQAKGVALMVGHVERFNPAVEAVKAAIRDEEILSIGITRVGPFPPRMSNVGVVIDLAVHDIDLICYFTGSHIAEVQPQVKAAVAEREDIALLQFRTANGVLAHINTNWLTPFKARTVHVATRKKYVIGDLLTRQVTEYFDYKPDGSYSMRHLPVAYGEPLRLELTRFLEAVRGEVPAVTGEDGVAAIATAMRCLASLETPPADQVPFRARAAG; encoded by the coding sequence ATGGTTCAGGGCCCGAGCGGGGCGGATACGCCCGTTCGCGTCGGCGTCGTCGGCGTCGGCATCATGGGTTACAACCATGCGCGCGTGCTCACCGATCTGCCGGGCGCCGAGCTCGTCGGCATCGCCGATCCCGACGCGACGCAGCGCGGCAAGGTGGCGGCCATGCTCGGCTGCCACGCCGTCGCGGGCATGGACGAGCTGATCGACGCCGGCGCCGATGCGCTGGTCATCGCCGCCCCCACCCATCTGCACCACGATGTGTCGCTCAAGGCCATCGCCGCCGGCCGTCATGTGCTGGTGGAGAAGCCGATCGCGCCCAGCGTCGCCGAGGCGGAGGCCATCGTCGCCGCCGCGCAGGCGAAGGGCGTCGCGCTGATGGTCGGCCATGTCGAGCGCTTCAACCCGGCGGTCGAGGCGGTCAAGGCGGCGATCCGTGACGAGGAGATCCTCTCCATCGGCATCACCCGCGTGGGTCCGTTCCCGCCGCGCATGTCGAATGTCGGCGTGGTGATCGACCTCGCCGTGCACGACATCGACCTGATCTGCTACTTCACCGGCTCGCACATCGCCGAGGTGCAGCCGCAGGTGAAGGCGGCGGTGGCCGAGCGCGAGGACATCGCACTCTTGCAGTTCCGTACCGCCAACGGCGTTCTGGCGCACATCAACACCAACTGGCTCACCCCCTTCAAGGCGCGCACCGTGCACGTGGCGACGCGCAAGAAATACGTCATCGGCGACCTGCTGACCCGGCAGGTGACGGAGTATTTCGACTACAAGCCGGACGGCAGCTACTCGATGCGCCATCTCCCGGTCGCCTATGGCGAGCCGCTGCGCCTCGAACTGACGCGCTTCCTGGAAGCAGTGCGCGGCGAGGTGCCGGCCGTCACCGGCGAGGACGGCGTCGCCGCCATCGCCACCGCCATGCGCTGCCTCGCCAGCCTTGAAACGCCCCCCGCCGACCAGGTGCCGTTCCGCGCCCGGGCTGCCGGCTGA
- a CDS encoding SH3 domain-containing protein encodes MTSLEQQKAARQQDEPVGAAAVPAAAASAPSLAARAAATPLAERVAPSRPAPARSAAEAPRSYNDVRERLTALGDVSDMLARRAPAAGEPAARAPKPEAAGAGAGASEPRRRGFGASPRQPGEAEQRRKRGAPKDVITWQRLGALAVFVALVGGGGVALQSLAAREEAKVAPEVIGNAAVASVAPSAPEQAAPAPVALAAVPAASPAPEPEAAAPESPTRASIAESLPPVLRDTTPPFDVAATPPGVTAFASPADAAATEVEPAVAEAVAAANAVELPKDVPLPPRAPARRAAAAAPAAEAPEAAVEDVSDEADSPAGFGGDPVGSATIRRTVTMRAAPKKGATPIGNLSAGEKVQLVACRGWCEVIAEGKRGFIYKSFVDAGTSARADTAGDGDTTAQ; translated from the coding sequence ATGACTTCTCTCGAGCAGCAGAAGGCCGCGCGCCAGCAGGACGAGCCTGTCGGCGCTGCCGCTGTACCGGCCGCCGCTGCGTCCGCGCCGTCGCTTGCCGCGCGTGCGGCCGCGACTCCGCTCGCCGAGCGGGTGGCCCCGAGCCGTCCCGCTCCCGCCCGCTCCGCTGCCGAGGCGCCGCGCTCCTACAACGATGTCCGTGAGCGTCTCACGGCGCTGGGCGACGTCAGCGACATGCTCGCCCGGCGGGCTCCGGCTGCCGGTGAACCCGCAGCGCGCGCGCCGAAGCCCGAGGCCGCTGGGGCGGGCGCCGGCGCCTCGGAGCCGCGCCGCCGTGGCTTCGGTGCCTCGCCCCGCCAGCCGGGCGAGGCGGAGCAGCGCCGCAAGCGCGGCGCGCCCAAGGACGTCATCACCTGGCAGCGCCTCGGCGCGCTGGCCGTGTTCGTGGCCTTGGTGGGTGGCGGCGGCGTCGCGCTGCAATCGCTCGCTGCGCGCGAGGAGGCGAAGGTCGCCCCCGAGGTGATCGGCAACGCCGCCGTGGCCAGCGTCGCGCCTTCCGCGCCGGAGCAGGCCGCGCCGGCCCCCGTCGCTCTCGCCGCCGTTCCGGCTGCGTCGCCGGCGCCCGAACCCGAGGCCGCCGCGCCCGAATCCCCCACGCGGGCCAGCATCGCCGAGAGCCTGCCGCCGGTGCTGCGCGATACCACGCCGCCCTTCGACGTCGCGGCCACGCCTCCGGGCGTCACCGCCTTCGCCTCTCCGGCCGACGCTGCCGCGACGGAGGTCGAGCCGGCCGTCGCCGAGGCGGTCGCCGCCGCCAACGCGGTCGAACTGCCGAAGGACGTCCCGCTGCCGCCGCGCGCTCCCGCGCGCCGCGCTGCCGCCGCTGCTCCCGCTGCCGAGGCGCCCGAAGCCGCCGTGGAGGACGTGTCGGACGAAGCTGATTCGCCGGCCGGCTTCGGCGGCGATCCGGTCGGCTCCGCCACAATCCGCCGGACCGTGACCATGCGCGCGGCGCCGAAGAAGGGGGCGACCCCGATCGGCAATCTTTCGGCCGGCGAGAAGGTCCAACTCGTCGCCTGCCGCGGCTGGTGCGAGGTCATCGCCGAAGGCAAACGTGGCTTCATCTACAAGAGCTTCGTCGATGCCGGCACCTCGGCCCGCGCCGATACGGCAGGCGACGGCGACACCACCGCGCAGTAG
- the pncB gene encoding nicotinate phosphoribosyltransferase, whose protein sequence is MIDIATRVYNHTWKIDPIVRSVLDTDFYKLLMAQTIYRRHFHTRVTFGIINRTKSVRIADFVDEGELREQLDHVRSLSLTRGESTWLRGNMFYGKRQMFSPDFIAWFENFRFPAYHLEKREGQYELTFEGPWIETTMWEIPALAIINELRSRAVLRGLGRFELQVLYARAMTRVWEKVERLKRLGDASVADFGTRRRHGFLWQDWCVQAMMEGLGERFLGTSNCLIALRREVEATGTNAHELPMVYAALANTDEELAQAPYQVLADWQKDYEGNLLVILPDTFGTTHFLAQAPDWVAGWTGIRIDSKEPIEGGEEAIAWWKARGQDPTQKLAIFSDALDIDDIERIYRHFRGRMRMGFGWGTLLTNDFRGFAPDGRLDPISIVCKVISADGRPTVKLSDNQTKAMGPPEEIARYEKIFEASGQRARAVLV, encoded by the coding sequence ATGATCGATATCGCCACCCGCGTCTACAATCACACCTGGAAGATCGACCCGATCGTGCGGTCCGTGCTCGACACGGATTTCTACAAGTTGCTGATGGCGCAGACGATCTACCGCCGCCATTTCCACACCCGCGTCACCTTCGGCATCATCAACCGCACGAAGTCCGTGCGCATCGCCGATTTCGTCGACGAGGGGGAACTGCGCGAGCAGCTCGACCATGTGCGCTCGCTGTCGCTGACGCGCGGGGAATCGACCTGGCTGCGCGGCAACATGTTCTACGGCAAGCGGCAGATGTTCTCGCCGGACTTCATCGCCTGGTTCGAGAATTTCCGCTTCCCCGCCTATCACCTGGAGAAGCGCGAGGGGCAATACGAGCTGACCTTCGAGGGGCCGTGGATCGAGACCACCATGTGGGAGATCCCCGCGCTGGCCATCATCAACGAGCTGCGCTCGCGCGCCGTGCTGCGCGGGCTGGGCCGCTTCGAACTGCAGGTGCTCTATGCCCGCGCCATGACGCGGGTGTGGGAGAAGGTCGAGCGGCTGAAGCGGCTGGGCGACGCCAGCGTGGCCGATTTCGGCACCCGCCGCCGGCACGGCTTCCTGTGGCAGGACTGGTGCGTGCAGGCGATGATGGAGGGGCTGGGCGAGCGCTTCCTCGGCACCTCCAACTGCCTCATCGCGCTGCGCCGCGAGGTGGAGGCGACCGGCACCAACGCCCATGAACTCCCGATGGTCTATGCGGCGCTCGCCAATACCGACGAGGAACTGGCGCAGGCGCCCTACCAGGTGCTCGCCGACTGGCAGAAGGACTATGAGGGCAATCTCCTCGTCATCCTGCCCGACACCTTCGGCACCACCCATTTCCTGGCGCAGGCGCCGGACTGGGTCGCCGGCTGGACCGGCATCCGCATCGACAGCAAGGAGCCGATCGAAGGCGGCGAGGAGGCGATCGCCTGGTGGAAGGCGCGCGGGCAGGACCCGACGCAGAAGCTCGCCATCTTCTCCGATGCGCTCGACATCGACGACATCGAGCGCATCTACCGCCACTTCCGCGGCCGCATGCGCATGGGCTTCGGCTGGGGCACGCTGCTGACGAACGACTTCCGCGGATTCGCCCCGGACGGGCGTCTCGATCCCATCTCCATCGTCTGCAAGGTGATCTCGGCCGACGGGCGGCCGACGGTGAAGCTCTCCGACAACCAGACCAAGGCGATGGGGCCGCCGGAGGAAATCGCCCGCTACGAGAAGATCTTCGAAGCGAGCGGACAGCGGGCGAGGGCGGTCCTGGTGTGA
- a CDS encoding patatin-like phospholipase family protein: MGEAGDGAAISTGDSDDSFQQCLDFEAERIEERRRALDIGAGLPRTGLALSGGGIRSATFSLGVLQALSGHGWLRRIDYLSTVSGGSYIGSFLGALYVRPSRRGDDGPPADRTGFNDHPLQTEAGVEAVKQLREAGRYLTPRGTSDAFFGASVVLRNWAAVQVVIGALGFALFWFVHLVNRAPQVEALLSLFMPETLARANAPGVPEGSASAFNGLLVAALLLGLLVFLAFGTAYWLTRREWIDTSRVKRATTNLFFWLLVALTLLFAYSGLKYGIALLSFGAVMLVLAIAFYALGEWKVGEAPNERNNPDLLIAAEDHVRTFLSRWMSRALMILLAMAGLILVDAIGFKIKQTVPFMIDGLSNIDGFWSTLKTLVTTYWPVLSAVVPVIMTVASNFALRSGDPNSFIAKFSLRSPLGLTLAGLLVLGSWLALWSAAAQAALDTALGLPAPVIPGTSPHLNWILPTLALVLINLVLGYAYSFINLSSLSTFYAARLRRAYIGASNPRRRKLFGSDRNLEGDHIPLRTYYDPGNLATQHLINVTIAETQAAESNIIARDRKGKPMHISPGGVVFAGRMPGTSACLLSKGWTDFKLNIGEELPLANWVAISGAAVSSAIGSGTSLGASLLATMANVRLGYWWKHQGSRSRMPEAWDFVQKYLLAELRGAFTGTRGPRWYLTDGGHFDNTGVYVLLQRRLDYIIMSDNGADPDYVFDDVVRLVNRAQNDLGVRIGFLGKDELDLLIDDRDLRGCFGAYRDLARKPLEGDELKPFAALARITYPADGELEEKPAWLLVIKPRLTFTEPPELLAYYHRSGTPPTFPQQSTGDQFFDEDQWEAYRRLGEIIGDRLFRPPGSTSADTWWPTKDL, translated from the coding sequence ATGGGCGAGGCAGGCGACGGCGCCGCGATATCGACCGGCGATTCTGACGACAGCTTTCAGCAGTGCCTCGACTTCGAAGCCGAGCGGATCGAGGAGCGCCGCCGCGCCCTCGACATAGGCGCGGGGCTGCCGCGCACCGGGCTGGCTTTGTCGGGCGGAGGCATACGCAGCGCCACTTTCAGCCTCGGCGTGCTGCAGGCGCTGAGCGGGCATGGCTGGCTGCGGCGGATCGACTATCTCTCCACCGTCTCGGGCGGCAGCTATATCGGCAGCTTCCTCGGCGCGCTCTATGTGCGGCCGTCAAGGCGCGGCGACGACGGGCCTCCCGCCGACCGCACCGGCTTCAACGACCACCCTCTCCAGACAGAGGCCGGCGTCGAGGCGGTCAAGCAGTTGCGCGAAGCCGGGCGCTACCTCACCCCGCGCGGCACCAGCGACGCCTTCTTCGGCGCGTCCGTCGTGCTGCGGAACTGGGCGGCGGTGCAGGTCGTCATCGGCGCGCTGGGTTTCGCGCTGTTCTGGTTCGTCCACCTCGTCAACCGGGCGCCGCAGGTCGAGGCGCTGCTTTCCCTGTTCATGCCGGAAACGCTCGCCCGGGCGAACGCTCCCGGCGTCCCGGAAGGCAGTGCCAGCGCGTTCAACGGGCTTCTGGTGGCCGCACTGCTCCTCGGCCTGCTCGTCTTCCTCGCCTTCGGCACCGCCTATTGGCTGACGCGGAGGGAATGGATCGACACCAGCCGGGTAAAGCGGGCCACGACCAACCTGTTCTTCTGGCTGCTGGTCGCGCTCACCCTGCTGTTCGCCTATAGCGGCCTGAAATACGGCATCGCCCTGCTGAGCTTCGGCGCGGTCATGCTCGTCCTCGCCATTGCCTTCTACGCGCTTGGCGAGTGGAAGGTCGGAGAGGCGCCCAACGAGCGGAACAACCCCGACCTGCTGATCGCCGCCGAGGACCATGTCCGCACCTTCCTCAGCCGCTGGATGTCCCGGGCGCTGATGATCCTGCTCGCCATGGCCGGCCTCATCCTCGTCGACGCGATCGGGTTCAAGATCAAGCAGACCGTCCCCTTCATGATCGACGGCCTGTCGAACATCGACGGCTTCTGGTCGACGCTGAAGACGCTGGTGACGACCTACTGGCCGGTGCTCAGCGCGGTGGTGCCGGTCATCATGACCGTCGCCAGCAATTTCGCGCTGCGCAGCGGCGATCCGAACAGCTTCATCGCCAAGTTCTCGCTGCGCTCGCCGCTGGGCCTGACGCTGGCCGGCCTGCTGGTGCTCGGCTCATGGCTGGCGCTGTGGAGCGCCGCGGCGCAGGCCGCGCTCGACACCGCGCTGGGGCTCCCCGCCCCTGTCATCCCCGGCACCTCGCCGCATCTCAACTGGATATTGCCGACGCTGGCACTGGTGCTCATCAACCTCGTGCTCGGCTACGCCTACTCGTTCATCAACCTCTCGTCTCTGTCGACCTTCTACGCCGCCCGGCTGCGGCGCGCCTATATCGGCGCCTCCAACCCCCGCCGCCGCAAGCTCTTCGGCAGCGACCGCAATCTCGAAGGCGACCACATCCCGCTGCGCACCTATTACGATCCAGGGAACCTCGCCACGCAGCACCTGATCAACGTCACCATCGCCGAGACCCAGGCGGCGGAATCGAACATCATCGCCCGCGACCGCAAGGGCAAGCCGATGCACATCTCCCCGGGCGGCGTCGTCTTCGCCGGCAGGATGCCGGGCACCAGCGCGTGCCTCCTGTCCAAGGGGTGGACCGACTTCAAGCTCAACATCGGCGAGGAGCTGCCGCTCGCCAACTGGGTGGCGATCTCCGGCGCGGCGGTCTCCAGCGCCATCGGCAGCGGCACCTCGCTCGGCGCATCGCTGCTCGCCACCATGGCCAATGTCCGGCTCGGCTATTGGTGGAAGCACCAGGGCTCCCGCAGCCGGATGCCCGAAGCCTGGGATTTCGTGCAGAAATACCTGCTCGCCGAGCTTCGCGGCGCCTTCACCGGCACGCGCGGCCCGCGCTGGTACCTGACCGACGGCGGCCATTTCGACAATACCGGCGTCTATGTCCTGCTCCAGCGCCGGCTCGACTACATCATCATGAGCGACAATGGCGCGGACCCGGACTACGTGTTCGACGACGTGGTGCGGCTGGTCAACCGGGCGCAGAACGACCTCGGCGTGCGCATCGGCTTCCTCGGCAAGGACGAGCTCGACCTGCTGATCGACGACCGCGACCTGCGCGGCTGCTTCGGCGCGTATCGCGATCTCGCCAGGAAGCCGCTGGAAGGCGACGAGCTCAAGCCCTTCGCGGCGCTGGCGCGGATCACCTATCCCGCCGACGGGGAGCTGGAAGAGAAACCGGCCTGGCTCCTGGTCATCAAGCCGCGGCTCACCTTCACCGAGCCCCCGGAGCTGCTCGCCTACTACCACCGCAGCGGCACGCCGCCGACCTTCCCGCAGCAAAGCACCGGCGACCAGTTCTTCGACGAGGACCAGTGGGAAGCCTATCGCCGGCTGGGCGAGATCATCGGCGACCGGCTGTTCCGGCCGCCGGGCTCGACGTCGGCCGACACCTGGTGGCCGACGAAGGACCTCTAG